The following are encoded together in the Primulina tabacum isolate GXHZ01 chromosome 18, ASM2559414v2, whole genome shotgun sequence genome:
- the LOC142532878 gene encoding 4-coumarate--CoA ligase 2-like yields MPSMASVQTQNPEIPSDLVSSQKQSASDQQDHIFVSKLPPIPIPNHIPLHSFCFQNLSQKSDRTCLLVGNTGRSYTYTEVHLICRRTAAGLSKIGVKKGDVIMLLLQNCAEFAFCFMGASMIGGVTTTANPFLTRAEIFKQFNASNSKLIVTQSLYVDKLRDPVDSGNDSPKLGRDFAVVTIDDPPEGCLPFSVLCEADENDVPDVEIDPDDAVALPFSSGTTGLPKGVILTHKSLITSIAQQVDGENPNWHVKEDDVVLCVLPLFHIFALNAALLCSLRVGAGILMVQKFEMGLLLQLIQRHRVSVAAVVPPLVLALAKNPVVDNFDLTSIRLVQSGAAPLGKDLEEALLRRLPQAVFGQGYGMTEAGPVLCLSPLFAKQPFPTKSGSCGNVVRNAELKVVSPETGHSLPRNQPGEICIRGSQIMKGYLNDAEATARTIDVDGWLHTGDIGYVDEDDDVFIIDRLKELIKFKGFQVPPAELESLLLSHPNITDAAVVPQNDEAAGEVPVAFVVAASECQVTEEEVKEFVAKQVVFYKRLHKVHFVNAIPKSPAGKILRKELRAKLHNAS; encoded by the exons ATGCCGTCAATGGCTTCTGTTCAAACCCAGAATCCAGAGATCCCTTCTGATCTTGTTTCATCCCAGAAACAATCGGCATCGGATCAACAAGACCATATTTTCGTATCCAAACTGCCACCGATCCCGATTCCCAATCACATTCCTCTTCACAGTTTCTGTTTCCAAAATCTCTCGCAGAAATCCGACAGGACCTGTCTCTTAGTCGGAAACACCGGAAGAAGCTACACCTACACCGAGGTTCATCTCATCTGCCGGAGAACCGCCGCCGGTCTGTCCAAAATTGGGGTCAAGAAAGGCGATGTCATAATGCTGCTGCTCCAGAACTGCGCCGAGTTCGCGTTCTGTTTCATGGGTGCTTCGATGATCGGCGGGGTTACTACTACAGCTAATCCTTTTCTCACCAGGGCTGAGATTTTCAAGCAATTCAACGCATCGAATTCGAAGTTGATCGTCACGCAGTCGCTGTACGTGGACAAGCTCCGCGATCCAGTCGATAGTGGTAATGATTCCCCGAAGCTCGGCCGGGATTTCGCTGTAGTCACCATCGACGATCCTCCAGAGGGTTGCTTGCCTTTCTCTGTATTATGTGAAGCAGACGAAAACGATGTTCCGGATGTGGAAATAGACCCGGACGACGCCGTCGCGCTGCCGTTCTCCTCCGGCACCACCGGGCTACCCAAGGGCGTGATTCTAACCCACAAGAGTTTGATCACCAGCATAGCTCAGCAAGTGGACGGCGAGAACCCCAATTGGCATGTCAAAGAAGACGACGTGGTCCTCTGCGTTCTGCCATTGTTTCACATATTCGCATTGAATGCGGCGCTGCTGTGTTCGTTGAGGGTGGGCGCCGGGATCCTGATGGTGCAGAAATTCGAGATGGGTTTGCTTCTGCAGCTCATACAGAGGCACCGAGTGTCGGTCGCGGCGGTGGTGCCGCCGCTTGTGCTTGCCCTAGCTAAGAATCCGGTGGTGGATAATTTCGACCTGACCTCGATTCGGCTGGTGCAGTCCGGGGCTGCGCCGCTTGGGAAGGATCTGGAGGAAGCGCTTCTCCGACGTTTGCCGCAGGCGGTTTTCGGACAG GGGTACGGTATGACCGAGGCTGGTCCGGTGCTATGTTTATCCCCATTGTTTGCAAAGCAACCATTTCCAACTAAATCTGGCTCGTGTGGCAACGTAGTTCGGAATGCCGAGCTTAAGGTGGTCAGCCCCGAAACCGGCCATTCCCTCCCCCGCAATCAACCCGGTGAAATATGCATCCGCGGATCGCAGATCATGAAAG GGTACTTGAATGATGCTGAGGCAACAGCCAGAACCATTGACGTAGATGGTTGGCTTCATACCGGGGACATAGGCTACGTAGACGAAGACGACGATGTTTTCATCATAGACAGACTCAAAGAACTCATTAAATTCAAAGGCTTCCAAGTGCCACCCGCTGAGCTCGAGTCTCTTCTCCTTAGCCACCCCAACATCACCGATGCTGCCGTCGTACC GCAAAACGATGAAGCAGCTGGTGAAGTTCCAGTGGCATTTGTTGTTGCGGCAAGTGAGTGCCAAGTGACGGAAGAAGAAGTGAAAGAATTCGTCGCGAAACAGGTGGTTTTCTACAAGAGGTTGCATAAAGTGCACTTTGTAAATGCGATTCCCAAGTCTCCTGCGGGCAAAATTTTGAGAAAAGAGCTCAGGGCCAAGCTGCACAATGCATCATGA